In one window of Henckelia pumila isolate YLH828 chromosome 1, ASM3356847v2, whole genome shotgun sequence DNA:
- the LOC140874489 gene encoding uncharacterized protein, whose product MHLSTRSVGRQIRVNACKNPGHFAKDCPQAKELVKGSVFSMTHDQIDLESAIVTCMIRIVDLPDNALIDTGATHSFISVKFLMKLGILPDESISGFSVSFPSGKELKSNQVIKYCKIRMQGLDLYADFIMLEMADFDIILGLDRLTRHEVVIDCKQRTMILKVQNGEPFVFYVASKRSISGMISAGKAWQLLNKGCTSFLASLMGEQDIQ is encoded by the coding sequence ATGCACCTATCTACCAGAAGTGTGGGAAGACAAATTCGGGTCAATGCATGCAAGAATCCGGGGCATTTTGCTAAGGATTGCCCACAAGCAAAGGAACTTGTCAAAGGAAGTGTTTTTTCTATGACGCATGACCAAATTGATCTGGAGTCTGCAATTGTCACATGTATGATTCGTATTGTCGATTTACCTGATAATGCATTAATAGATACGGGAGCTACGCACTCTTTTATATCTGTTAAATTTTTGATGAAATTGGGAATTTTGCCGGATGAATCGATTTCGGGCTTTAGTGTGTCATTTCCTTCGGGAAAGGAATTGAAAAGTAATCAAGTTATTAAGTATTGTAAAATTCGAATGCAAGGTTTGGATCTGTATGCAGATTTTATTATGTTGGAGATGGCAGATTTCGATATAATTTTAGGGTTGGACAGGTTGACTAGACATGAAGTCGTTATTGACTGTAAACAGAGAACGATGATATTGAAGGTTCAGAATGGGGAACCGTTTGTGTTTTATGTTGCATCTAAGAGGAGCATTTCAGGAATGATTTCGGCAGGTAAGGCCTGGCAGCTTTTGAACAAGGGTTGTACAAGTTTTCTAGCAAGCCTTATGGGTGAGCAAGATATTCAGTGA